A window from Pararge aegeria chromosome 6, ilParAegt1.1, whole genome shotgun sequence encodes these proteins:
- the LOC120624741 gene encoding prisilkin-39-like, whose translation MAKWSIIALALVGCAVAEPPVGYSYSAPSSLVVVGGGSSHGSPLASGGHYSSVPVGYQTSEGYHIDPHLLEKIRHIILKDEIQNQAYQSSVGGGHGHGISSHYGAPAPVYGVPHDRIVGVELESLQQGIQVAQYHQAEEGYGGGYAGGYASGGYSSGGYSGGGYSGGGYSGGGYSGGHGSISYSSPSYTTIGAPSGSYGVPSPSSSYGSPHH comes from the exons ATGGCTAAGTGGAGCATC ATTGCCCTCGCCCTCGTCGGCTGCGCCGTGGCAGAGCCCCCAGTCGGCTACAGCTATTCCGCGCCATCTTCTCTGGTAGTAGTTGGAGGCGGATCTAGCCATGGCTCTCCCCTGGCCAGCGGCGGTCACTACAGCTCAGTCCCAGTCGGCTACCAGACCTCAGAAGGCTACCACATCGACCCTCATCTACTCGAGAAGATCAGGCACATCATCCTTAAGGACGAAATCCAGAACCAAGCTTACCAGTCATCTGTTGGAGGTGGTCACGGACACGGTATCTCTTCCCACTACGGAGCTCCTGCTCCAGTGTACGGAGTTCCTCACGATAGGATCGTAGGTGTTGAGTTGGAGTCCCTCCAGCAAGGCATCCAAGTAGCGCAATACCACCAGGCCGAGGAAGGTTACGGAGGTGGTTACGCCGGCGGTTACGCTAGCGGTGGTTACTCCAGCGGTGGTTACTCCGGCGGTGGCTACTCCGGCGGTGGTTACTCCGGCGGTGGTTACTCCGGTGGTCACGGCTCCATCTCCTACAGCTCTCCTTCCTACACCACCATCGGCGCTCCCTCAGGCTCCTACGGCGTCCCATCACCCTCATCGTCATACGGCTCCCCGCACCACTAA